In Anaerolineales bacterium, the following are encoded in one genomic region:
- a CDS encoding SDR family NAD(P)-dependent oxidoreductase, whose protein sequence is MPQTKTTPSRFPAEPPLLRRQRAVIVGASSGIGAALAARLAAEGYRVAVLARNKARLNALCEDINRAHGEARAAAYAHDVTDLKAVPVLFQRLVKDLGGIDLFVYCAGVTLPVKIDEFDSHKDQQMLQTNLAGALAWLGCAAALFQGAGRGQLVGISSVAGDRGRVLNPAYNASKAGLDAYLEGLRNRLTRRGVHVLTVKPGFVDTDQLKGSPRTFGVISPEKAADGIWKALRARQQLVYVPWFWRYIMLVIRLVPSFIFRRLSF, encoded by the coding sequence ATGCCCCAGACCAAAACTACCCCCTCTCGCTTCCCGGCTGAGCCGCCGCTGCTGCGCCGCCAGCGCGCCGTCATCGTCGGCGCCTCTTCCGGCATTGGCGCCGCCCTGGCGGCGCGGCTGGCCGCCGAAGGCTACCGTGTGGCCGTGCTGGCCCGCAACAAGGCCCGCCTCAACGCGCTGTGTGAGGACATTAACCGCGCCCACGGCGAAGCCCGCGCCGCGGCCTATGCGCACGACGTCACTGACCTCAAGGCCGTCCCGGTCTTGTTCCAGCGCCTGGTCAAGGACCTGGGCGGCATAGACCTGTTCGTTTATTGCGCCGGGGTTACCCTTCCGGTAAAGATCGACGAGTTCGACAGTCACAAAGACCAGCAGATGCTGCAAACCAACCTGGCCGGCGCCCTGGCCTGGCTGGGCTGTGCGGCGGCGCTCTTCCAGGGCGCCGGCCGCGGCCAGCTGGTGGGCATCTCCTCTGTGGCCGGTGACCGCGGCCGGGTGCTCAACCCGGCCTACAACGCCTCGAAGGCGGGCCTGGACGCTTACCTGGAAGGCTTGCGCAACCGGCTCACCCGCCGCGGCGTGCATGTGCTCACCGTCAAGCCCGGTTTTGTGGATACTGACCAGCTCAAAGGCTCGCCGCGCACCTTCGGCGTCATCTCGCCGGAAAAAGCCGCCGATGGCATTTGGAAAGCGCTGCGCGCCCGCCAGCAGTTGGTCTATGTGCCCTGGTTCTGGCGCTACATTATGTTGGTCATTCGCCTGGTGCCCTCCTTCATCTTTCGGAGACTGTCCTTTTGA
- the priA gene encoding primosomal protein N' — protein MPDYLRVAVNLPQVSGVFDYHSPPELSGRLRPGHLVLAPFGPRQVQGVVLEQVAQPEVAETKAIALLLDEDPVLTALQLQLAQHLAESCLAPLAACIGLMLPPGLGGNPEVEFSLSEEGRQFSGSLPAGQQTLLDLLRRRGALRDGQINHALPRRNWRAAAAALAAKGLLTRRGLPPKPGIKVKTLPTAEFAAAPEDEKALGRDEATRGRRGRALAVLQSEPGPMDSEWLLAESGATAADLTYLNKRGWLRLGSRESLRDPLADAVPEAGLEPKLTPKQAAVWEAIHKAIAASASKHATPFLLYGVTGSGKTEIYLQAVSRVLAQGRSAIVLVPEISLTPQTAGRFLARFPGQVGLVHSQLSEGERYDTWRLAREGKLRVIVGARSALFAPLADIGLIVVDEEHDESYYEAGQLPHYHARQAAVAYAQLAGAVCLLGSATPDLDSYTRTQRGGWQLLELPERVRAHRGAARSPQPEEGALALPPVEIVDMRSELRGGNRSIFSRRLQAALEETLAAGQQAILFLNRRGSATYVFCRDCGYVLRCPNCDIPLTQHFESTPSKRTGEEKREALNQPSFARLICHHCNYSRQSPQACPNCASSQIRYYGTGTESVEAEVGKLLPGARVLRWDRSTAARKGAHEQILQTFSRGGADVLVGTQMLAKGLDLPRVTLVGMVLADVGLNLPDYRAAERSFQLLTQVAGRAGRSPLGGRVVLQTFQPEHYAIQAAAQHDYAAFYAQESERRRELRYPPFAQLLRLEYRHAEAQKAEDEAMALGAVIEGWLEKEQRSSTQMTGPAPCFFARRNREYRWHILLRGPDPASLLRQRLPAGWRVEVNPPNVL, from the coding sequence ATGCCAGACTATCTGCGCGTTGCGGTTAACCTGCCCCAGGTCTCAGGCGTATTTGACTATCACAGCCCGCCTGAACTGAGCGGGCGGCTGCGACCCGGGCACCTGGTGCTGGCCCCGTTTGGGCCGCGCCAGGTGCAGGGCGTGGTGCTGGAGCAGGTGGCCCAGCCCGAGGTGGCCGAAACCAAGGCGATCGCCCTGCTGCTGGACGAAGACCCCGTGCTGACCGCCCTGCAGTTGCAGCTGGCGCAGCACCTGGCCGAAAGTTGCCTGGCGCCGCTGGCGGCCTGCATCGGCCTGATGCTGCCGCCCGGCCTGGGCGGCAACCCCGAAGTGGAATTCAGTCTCAGTGAAGAAGGCCGCCAGTTCAGCGGCAGCCTGCCGGCCGGGCAGCAAACCCTGCTGGACCTGCTGCGCCGGCGTGGCGCACTGCGCGACGGGCAGATCAACCATGCGCTGCCGCGACGCAATTGGCGGGCGGCGGCCGCGGCGCTGGCGGCCAAGGGCCTGCTCACCCGGCGCGGCCTGCCGCCCAAGCCGGGCATCAAGGTCAAAACCCTGCCCACCGCCGAGTTCGCCGCGGCCCCGGAGGATGAAAAAGCTCTGGGGCGGGACGAGGCCACCCGCGGGCGGCGAGGGCGGGCGCTGGCGGTGCTGCAGAGCGAACCGGGGCCAATGGACAGCGAATGGCTGCTGGCCGAGAGCGGGGCGACGGCAGCCGACCTGACCTATTTGAACAAGCGCGGCTGGCTGCGCCTGGGCAGCCGCGAGAGCCTGCGCGACCCGCTGGCCGACGCCGTGCCGGAAGCCGGGCTGGAGCCCAAACTGACCCCGAAGCAGGCGGCGGTTTGGGAGGCGATCCACAAGGCGATCGCCGCCAGCGCCAGCAAGCACGCCACGCCTTTCCTGCTGTACGGCGTGACCGGCTCGGGCAAGACCGAAATTTATTTGCAAGCTGTCTCACGCGTGCTGGCGCAAGGCCGCAGCGCGATTGTGCTGGTGCCGGAGATCTCGCTGACCCCGCAGACCGCCGGGCGCTTTTTGGCGCGCTTCCCCGGCCAGGTGGGCCTGGTGCACTCGCAGCTTTCCGAGGGCGAGCGCTACGACACCTGGCGGCTGGCGCGCGAGGGCAAACTGCGCGTGATCGTCGGAGCGCGCTCGGCGCTGTTCGCCCCGCTGGCGGACATCGGTCTGATCGTGGTGGACGAAGAGCACGACGAGAGCTACTACGAAGCCGGGCAGCTGCCGCACTACCATGCCCGCCAGGCGGCGGTGGCCTATGCCCAGCTGGCGGGGGCGGTGTGCCTGTTGGGCTCGGCCACGCCGGACCTGGACAGTTACACACGCACGCAGCGCGGCGGCTGGCAACTGCTCGAATTGCCTGAGCGGGTGCGCGCCCACCGCGGCGCGGCCCGCAGCCCGCAGCCGGAAGAGGGCGCCCTGGCGCTGCCGCCGGTGGAGATCGTGGACATGCGCAGCGAGCTGCGCGGCGGCAACCGCTCGATCTTCAGCCGGCGCCTGCAAGCCGCGCTGGAGGAGACGCTGGCCGCCGGACAGCAGGCGATCCTGTTCCTCAACCGGCGGGGCAGCGCCACCTACGTCTTCTGCCGGGACTGCGGCTATGTGCTGCGCTGCCCCAACTGCGACATCCCGCTGACCCAGCATTTCGAAAGCACCCCAAGCAAGCGGACAGGCGAAGAGAAACGCGAAGCGTTAAATCAACCGAGCTTCGCTCGGTTGATATGTCACCATTGCAATTACAGCCGGCAGTCGCCGCAGGCCTGCCCCAACTGCGCCAGCAGCCAAATTCGGTATTACGGCACCGGCACCGAGAGCGTGGAAGCCGAGGTGGGCAAGCTGCTGCCCGGGGCGCGCGTGCTGCGTTGGGACCGCAGCACGGCGGCGCGCAAAGGCGCCCATGAGCAGATCCTGCAGACCTTCAGCCGGGGCGGCGCGGACGTGCTGGTGGGCACGCAAATGCTGGCCAAAGGGTTGGACCTGCCGCGAGTGACGCTGGTGGGCATGGTGCTAGCGGACGTGGGCTTGAACCTGCCGGACTACCGGGCCGCCGAGCGCAGCTTCCAGCTACTGACCCAGGTGGCCGGGCGGGCCGGGCGCAGCCCGCTGGGCGGCCGGGTGGTGCTGCAAACCTTCCAGCCGGAGCATTACGCCATTCAAGCCGCCGCCCAGCACGATTACGCCGCCTTTTACGCACAGGAAAGCGAGCGGCGGCGCGAGCTGCGCTATCCGCCTTTTGCGCAGCTGCTGCGCCTGGAATACCGGCATGCCGAGGCGCAAAAAGCCGAAGACGAGGCGATGGCCTTGGGGGCAGTGATCGAGGGCTGGCTGGAAAAGGAACAGCGCAGTAGCACGCAGATGACCGGACCGGCGCCGTGCTTCTTCGCCCGGCGCAACCGGGAGTACCGCTGGCATATCCTGCTGCGCGGGCCAGACCCAGCCTCACTGCTGCGCCAGCGGCTGCCCGCCGGCTGGCGGGTGGAGGTCAACCCGCCGAACGTGCTTTAG
- a CDS encoding alanine--glyoxylate aminotransferase family protein codes for MARLFIPGPVDVDPEVAAAQTQPMLGHRSAQFEEIYRRVGDTARQLFYTESRVLISASSGTGMHEAAVRNLAQERLLCCVNGAFAARWQQVAETNGKQASVLQTEWQEPITPDLVREAFKGERYEAILIVHNETSTGLVNPIKEIAAAVREVSPDTLICVDAVSSLSGDKIEMDAWGLDFVLTSSQKALALPPGLALAAVSDRAMAKAETVKNRGWYFDLLRMEKHRIKDSTPATPALSLIYALDVQLRRILDEGLEARFARHAAMAQMTREWALQRGFQLYAPEGYRSQTVTTVDNQRQIDIAALNAYLGERGMRIANGYGPLKGKTFRIGHMGELHPTDVEELLAAMDGYLETL; via the coding sequence ATGGCTCGTTTGTTTATTCCCGGTCCGGTAGATGTCGACCCAGAAGTGGCCGCTGCCCAGACCCAGCCTATGCTGGGGCACCGCAGCGCCCAGTTCGAGGAAATTTATCGCCGGGTGGGCGACACCGCCCGCCAACTCTTTTATACCGAAAGCCGGGTGCTGATCAGCGCCTCTTCCGGCACCGGCATGCATGAGGCGGCTGTGCGCAACCTGGCCCAAGAGCGGCTGCTGTGCTGTGTCAACGGCGCCTTTGCCGCCCGTTGGCAGCAGGTCGCCGAGACCAACGGCAAGCAAGCCTCGGTGCTGCAAACCGAATGGCAGGAGCCGATCACGCCCGACCTGGTGCGTGAGGCCTTTAAGGGCGAGCGTTACGAAGCCATCCTGATCGTGCACAACGAAACCTCTACCGGCCTGGTCAACCCGATCAAAGAGATCGCCGCCGCGGTGCGTGAGGTCAGCCCGGACACCTTGATCTGCGTGGATGCGGTCTCCTCCCTATCCGGGGACAAGATCGAGATGGATGCCTGGGGGCTGGACTTCGTGCTGACCTCTTCGCAGAAAGCGCTGGCTTTGCCGCCCGGGCTGGCCCTGGCGGCGGTCAGCGACCGCGCCATGGCCAAGGCCGAGACGGTCAAGAACCGCGGCTGGTACTTCGACCTGCTGCGCATGGAAAAACACCGCATCAAAGATTCCACACCGGCCACGCCGGCGCTCAGCCTGATCTACGCGTTGGATGTGCAGCTGCGCCGCATCTTGGACGAAGGCCTGGAGGCGCGCTTCGCCCGCCACGCCGCCATGGCGCAGATGACCCGGGAGTGGGCCTTGCAGCGCGGCTTCCAGCTCTACGCGCCGGAAGGCTACCGTTCGCAAACCGTCACCACCGTGGACAACCAGCGCCAGATCGACATCGCCGCCCTCAATGCGTATCTGGGCGAGCGCGGCATGCGCATCGCCAACGGGTACGGCCCCCTGAAGGGCAAGACCTTCCGCATCGGCCACATGGGTGAGCTGCACCCCACTGACGTGGAGGAACTGCTGGCCGCCATGGACGGTTACCTGGAGACCTTGTAG
- a CDS encoding FAD-binding oxidoreductase, with product MSPDPSLSLQSLSGLENFGHSLRSSAWLYQPEQAGELPALFKLARQQGLSIALRGSGRSYGDAALNSGQIVLDLRRLNRVLAWDPARGRITVEPGVTIEDLWNYVLADGWWPPVVPGTMFPTIGGCLSANIHGKNNWVAGPIGEHVLEFSALLPNGRRVTCTPRKNGGLFRAMIGGLGMLGVFTSITLQLKPIESGRLEVNAWAEPNLDAMLAAIDTHKDRDYVVGWVDCTAGGRVLGRGQIHTARYLHAAEDPQAEASLRVDAQVLPARMFGLVPRGWLPKLMAPFMNNLSVWAVNTAKYLASRTISHHKTYRQSLIEFNFLLDYIPGWERSYGRDGLIQYQSFIPKARAADAFAEILRLCQKAGLPSYLGVLKRHRPDPFLLTHALDGYSLALDFKVTPANRARLSALAVELDEVVLGAGGRLYFVKDSTLRAGSAKRFLGRRAVAEFKKLKTKTDPHNLLQSDLYRRWFD from the coding sequence TTGAGTCCCGACCCCAGCCTGTCGCTGCAGTCCCTGTCGGGCCTGGAAAATTTTGGCCATTCGCTGCGCAGCAGTGCCTGGCTCTACCAGCCGGAGCAGGCCGGTGAACTGCCGGCCCTGTTCAAGCTCGCCCGCCAACAAGGCCTCAGCATCGCCTTGCGCGGCTCCGGCCGCAGCTACGGCGACGCCGCCCTGAACAGCGGCCAGATTGTGCTCGACCTGCGCCGTCTCAACCGCGTCCTGGCCTGGGACCCGGCCCGCGGCCGCATCACCGTCGAACCCGGCGTGACCATTGAAGATCTGTGGAACTACGTGCTGGCCGATGGTTGGTGGCCGCCGGTGGTGCCCGGCACCATGTTTCCCACCATCGGCGGCTGTCTCTCGGCCAATATTCACGGCAAGAACAATTGGGTCGCCGGCCCCATCGGCGAGCATGTGCTGGAGTTCAGCGCCCTGTTGCCCAACGGCCGGCGCGTGACCTGCACGCCGCGCAAGAATGGCGGCTTGTTCCGCGCCATGATCGGCGGCCTGGGCATGCTGGGCGTCTTCACCAGCATCACCCTGCAGCTCAAGCCCATCGAATCCGGCCGGCTGGAAGTCAACGCTTGGGCCGAGCCCAATCTGGACGCCATGCTGGCCGCGATCGACACGCACAAAGACCGCGACTACGTGGTGGGTTGGGTGGACTGCACTGCCGGCGGCCGGGTGCTGGGTCGCGGCCAAATCCACACGGCGCGCTACCTGCACGCCGCCGAAGACCCTCAGGCCGAAGCCAGCCTGCGCGTGGACGCGCAGGTCCTGCCGGCGCGCATGTTCGGCCTGGTGCCGCGCGGCTGGCTGCCCAAATTGATGGCCCCCTTCATGAACAATCTCAGCGTTTGGGCGGTCAACACCGCCAAGTACCTGGCCAGCCGCACCATCAGCCACCACAAGACCTACCGCCAATCGCTGATCGAGTTCAACTTTCTGTTGGACTACATCCCCGGCTGGGAACGCAGTTACGGCCGCGATGGGCTGATCCAATACCAGAGCTTTATCCCCAAAGCGCGCGCCGCGGACGCCTTTGCCGAAATTCTGCGCCTGTGCCAAAAGGCCGGGCTGCCCTCTTACCTGGGCGTGCTCAAGCGCCACCGGCCCGACCCGTTCCTGCTGACCCACGCCCTGGATGGCTACTCGCTGGCCCTGGACTTCAAGGTCACCCCGGCCAATCGGGCGCGGTTGTCGGCCCTGGCCGTTGAACTGGATGAAGTTGTGCTTGGTGCGGGCGGGCGGTTGTATTTCGTCAAAGACAGCACCTTGCGGGCGGGCAGTGCCAAGCGTTTCTTGGGTCGCCGCGCCGTGGCTGAGTTCAAAAAGCTCAAAACCAAGACCGACCCGCACAACCTGTTGCAAAGCGACCTGTACCGGCGCTGGTTTGACTAG
- a CDS encoding phage holin family protein, translated as MESLWIVRLAVNAVALYAAIYLVPGLQGAVTDPQNWVTYVALGLIFGLVNVLIRPLLKLVTCPFYVLTLGLFSLVVNTLLFSLTFWIGSQFGVTSTIQMWPDAFFGAIIVSLVSMVLYAIIPDGKPRSSAKRPR; from the coding sequence ATGGAAAGTCTTTGGATCGTTCGCCTGGCAGTCAACGCAGTGGCGCTGTATGCCGCCATCTACCTGGTGCCGGGCCTGCAAGGTGCGGTGACCGACCCACAGAACTGGGTGACGTATGTGGCCCTGGGCTTGATCTTCGGCCTGGTGAATGTGCTCATCCGCCCGCTGCTCAAATTGGTCACCTGTCCGTTCTACGTCCTGACCCTGGGCCTGTTCAGCCTGGTGGTGAACACGCTGCTGTTCTCGCTGACCTTTTGGATCGGCTCGCAGTTTGGCGTGACCAGCACCATCCAAATGTGGCCGGACGCCTTCTTTGGCGCCATCATCGTCAGCCTGGTGAGCATGGTGCTGTACGCCATCATTCCGGATGGCAAGCCGCGCTCCAGCGCCAAGCGCCCGCGCTAA
- the lipB gene encoding lipoyl(octanoyl) transferase LipB: MTTCQVFRLGVTEYQKAWHLQNQLAAQIAAGEQPPTLLLLEHSHVYTFGTRGQAENLLWEQAKLQAQQVDVHWVDRGGDVTYHGPGQLVGYPLLPLGEVRVDPETGKTRIAQGDYVGYLRKLEYMLIASLAHLGVPAGQVAGQTGVWVQPDVASRCRHCPPELKQAPSKIASIGVKVDARGISRHGFALNVAPQMSYWDGIIACGLENQNQISLDYLLDPAPGMDRVIDQIVETFGASFGYEMQLAEGVLQI, translated from the coding sequence ATGACCACTTGCCAAGTTTTCCGCTTGGGTGTCACCGAGTATCAAAAGGCCTGGCACCTGCAAAACCAGCTGGCCGCCCAGATCGCCGCCGGCGAACAGCCGCCTACCCTGTTGCTGCTGGAGCATTCGCACGTCTACACCTTTGGCACCCGCGGCCAGGCCGAGAACCTGCTCTGGGAGCAAGCCAAGCTGCAAGCCCAGCAGGTGGACGTGCACTGGGTGGACCGCGGCGGGGATGTCACCTATCACGGCCCGGGCCAGCTGGTCGGTTACCCGCTGCTGCCGCTGGGCGAGGTGCGCGTCGACCCCGAAACGGGCAAGACCCGCATTGCGCAGGGCGACTACGTCGGCTACCTGCGCAAGCTGGAGTACATGCTGATCGCCAGCTTGGCGCATCTGGGCGTGCCGGCTGGCCAGGTGGCCGGCCAGACCGGCGTGTGGGTGCAGCCGGATGTGGCCTCACGCTGCCGCCACTGCCCGCCGGAACTCAAGCAGGCGCCCAGCAAGATCGCCTCCATCGGCGTCAAAGTGGACGCCCGCGGCATTTCCCGCCATGGCTTTGCGCTCAACGTCGCCCCGCAGATGAGTTATTGGGACGGCATCATCGCCTGCGGGCTGGAAAACCAGAACCAGATCAGCCTGGATTACCTGCTGGACCCCGCACCTGGCATGGATCGTGTAATAGACCAGATCGTGGAGACATTCGGGGCCAGCTTTGGCTACGAAATGCAGCTCGCCGAAGGCGTGCTGCAGATTTAG
- a CDS encoding response regulator transcription factor, with the protein MLKILLVDDHEVVRLGLKSLLSNYPKFEVVAEAGNAEQAIRLAAEYKPDVIVMDIRLPGKSGIEATREITTAQPDTKVIMLTTFADDDLLFDAISAGASGYVLKQIDSGELINALERIGRGESLLDPAVTQQVFKRMRETQRKAETEAFSPLTDQELRILGLVAQGKRNKEIASEVFLSEKTVRNYVSSILSKLSLATRAEAAAYAVKHHIENFAPEEN; encoded by the coding sequence ATGCTGAAAATCCTGTTAGTTGATGATCACGAAGTAGTCCGCTTGGGGCTGAAGTCGCTGCTCTCTAATTATCCCAAATTCGAAGTGGTGGCTGAGGCGGGCAACGCCGAGCAGGCCATCCGCCTGGCAGCGGAATACAAGCCAGATGTGATCGTGATGGACATTCGCCTGCCCGGCAAGAGCGGCATCGAAGCCACCCGGGAGATTACCACCGCCCAGCCGGACACCAAAGTCATCATGCTGACCACCTTCGCCGATGATGATCTGCTCTTCGACGCCATTTCCGCCGGAGCTTCCGGCTATGTGCTCAAGCAGATCGACAGCGGCGAGCTGATCAACGCCCTGGAACGCATTGGCCGCGGCGAATCGCTGCTGGACCCGGCGGTGACCCAGCAGGTCTTCAAACGCATGCGTGAAACCCAGCGCAAGGCGGAAACCGAGGCTTTTTCGCCCCTGACCGACCAGGAATTGCGCATTTTGGGTCTGGTGGCGCAGGGAAAACGCAATAAAGAGATCGCCAGCGAGGTATTCTTGAGTGAGAAAACGGTGCGCAATTACGTTAGCTCTATACTCAGCAAGCTCAGCCTGGCGACCCGGGCCGAAGCCGCGGCCTATGCGGTGAAACACCACATAGAAAATTTTGCCCCTGAGGAAAACTAG
- a CDS encoding FHA domain-containing protein has protein sequence MNFVLTLQTQPNPGQRFEISGPSLLLGRDPSADIMVEDLEVSRRHARLIAQSSGYAIEDLGSTNGTFVNERPVRSLLPLRPGDQIRLGDQITLRYEAVPAAGEGATSSFPVWQVAPEEPEPLPPAPPVAPPPLPMAQPEAHMAPPPAAAPLPMPQAEEYEPAASRAARRRERRKGLRLPLDKPWVAPVLILGLLGACALTFFFWYVDANFLWCDVFGGIIPACR, from the coding sequence ATGAACTTCGTATTGACCCTGCAGACCCAGCCCAACCCGGGCCAGCGCTTCGAGATTAGCGGCCCCAGCCTTTTGTTGGGCCGTGACCCCAGCGCAGACATTATGGTGGAAGACTTGGAGGTCTCCCGCCGCCACGCCCGCCTGATCGCCCAGAGCAGCGGCTACGCCATCGAGGACCTGGGCTCCACCAACGGCACCTTCGTCAATGAGCGTCCGGTGCGCAGCTTGCTGCCGCTGCGCCCCGGCGACCAGATCCGCCTGGGTGACCAGATCACCCTGCGCTATGAAGCTGTGCCTGCTGCCGGCGAAGGCGCCACCAGCAGCTTCCCCGTCTGGCAGGTGGCGCCTGAGGAACCGGAGCCGCTGCCCCCAGCCCCGCCGGTCGCCCCGCCGCCGCTGCCCATGGCTCAGCCGGAAGCGCACATGGCCCCGCCGCCGGCCGCTGCTCCGCTGCCCATGCCTCAGGCTGAGGAGTACGAGCCGGCCGCCAGCCGCGCCGCCCGCCGCCGTGAACGGCGCAAGGGTCTGCGCCTGCCGCTGGACAAACCCTGGGTGGCCCCGGTGCTGATCCTTGGCTTATTGGGCGCCTGCGCCCTGACCTTTTTCTTTTGGTATGTGGACGCCAACTTCTTATGGTGTGATGTCTTCGGCGGGATCATCCCCGCCTGCCGCTAA
- a CDS encoding GNAT family N-acetyltransferase gives MRIETIHTVEDWAALQADWQSLLESTHQNSPFLTYDFQRAWWQHLGGGEWQAAQLHILTGRDEAGQLRGIAPLFAVGDTLRFIGAHEIADFLDLIVRPADLPAFVQALLAHLAGSDWAALELHNLLDESATPVALQSAAAAAGWAAELETLQPSPYITLPDSFDAYGEMLDSKQAHELRRKLRNAAKYPVAVDLEIVDSRHPQLAAALDDFFALMAQEADKAAFLTPDMQVQMRAIAQAAAAGGWLQLAFLTVGAERVAGFMNFDYLGRIWAYNSGFSSQHARLSPGWVLLAYMIEWCIAQGRSVFDFMRGDEEYKYHFGAQNRFVQRLRLTRA, from the coding sequence TTGCGCATCGAAACCATCCACACGGTGGAGGATTGGGCTGCCCTGCAAGCAGACTGGCAGTCTTTGCTTGAAAGCACACATCAAAATTCCCCCTTTCTGACCTATGACTTCCAGCGCGCCTGGTGGCAGCACCTGGGCGGCGGCGAGTGGCAAGCTGCGCAGTTGCACATCCTCACCGGCCGCGACGAGGCGGGTCAGCTGCGCGGCATCGCCCCCTTGTTCGCTGTCGGCGACACGCTGCGTTTCATCGGCGCTCACGAGATCGCCGATTTCCTTGATCTCATCGTCCGGCCCGCCGACCTGCCGGCCTTCGTGCAGGCGCTCTTGGCTCACCTGGCCGGCAGCGATTGGGCGGCCTTGGAGCTGCACAATCTGCTGGACGAGTCGGCCACCCCCGTCGCCCTACAGTCGGCCGCCGCAGCCGCCGGTTGGGCCGCCGAGCTGGAGACGCTGCAGCCCAGCCCGTACATTACCCTGCCGGACAGTTTTGACGCCTACGGCGAGATGCTGGATAGCAAACAGGCCCACGAACTGCGCCGCAAACTGCGCAACGCCGCCAAGTACCCGGTGGCGGTCGACCTGGAGATCGTCGACAGCCGGCACCCACAGCTGGCCGCCGCCCTGGACGACTTCTTTGCCCTGATGGCCCAGGAAGCCGACAAGGCTGCTTTCCTCACCCCTGATATGCAGGTGCAGATGCGCGCCATCGCCCAGGCCGCCGCGGCTGGTGGCTGGCTGCAGCTGGCTTTCCTCACGGTCGGCGCGGAACGTGTGGCGGGCTTCATGAACTTTGACTATCTGGGGCGCATTTGGGCCTACAACTCCGGCTTCAGCAGCCAGCACGCACGTCTGTCCCCCGGCTGGGTGCTGCTGGCCTACATGATCGAATGGTGCATTGCGCAGGGTCGCAGCGTCTTCGACTTCATGCGCGGCGACGAGGAATACAAATACCACTTCGGCGCCCAAAACCGCTTTGTACAGCGCCTCAGGCTTACCCGCGCTTAG
- a CDS encoding MFS transporter: MDVPAQADTISPSLKERLADFNKLWFATTLGVFGMQVTNLAIPLVAVTLLGANAWQMGLLRTFSTLPFPLFSLFAGVWLDHALRKPVMVTVDLLRAALLFSVPLAAWLGWLSLEQLYLVVFGVGTLSVVYDVAHFAFVPALVTRSRLIESNSRLHASHSLAELGGPGLGGLLVQWIGAPFAVLLDGMANLGSALTIARIRTPEAIKPQQPAERENVWQGILAGLHALLDTPALRAIIVSSMILVLFNSAGMSVYLLYLVQDLAFSPATIGLIFASSGGAAVAGAALAKPVAQRIGVGPAIILGWLMQSLARLMIPFAGGWALLPGLVGVHLVMGVFGTIANIHQWTFRQNTVTDDFLARVTAGHRFAVFGTAALGSLLGGLLGTWLGDLRTTLIICGVGGLLGPLYAYLSPLSKVRQQPGEPNPPTSPAERAKP, from the coding sequence GTGGATGTACCCGCCCAAGCCGATACGATCAGCCCCAGCCTGAAAGAACGCCTGGCCGACTTCAACAAACTGTGGTTCGCCACCACGCTGGGGGTATTTGGCATGCAGGTCACCAACCTGGCGATCCCGCTGGTGGCGGTGACCCTGCTGGGCGCCAACGCCTGGCAGATGGGTCTGCTGCGCACTTTCAGCACCCTGCCCTTTCCGCTCTTCAGCTTGTTCGCCGGGGTGTGGCTGGACCATGCGCTGCGCAAGCCGGTGATGGTCACGGTGGACCTGCTGCGGGCAGCGCTGCTGTTCTCCGTGCCGCTGGCGGCCTGGCTGGGCTGGCTGAGCCTGGAGCAGCTGTACCTGGTGGTGTTCGGCGTGGGCACGCTCTCCGTAGTTTACGACGTGGCTCATTTTGCTTTCGTGCCTGCGCTGGTGACGCGCAGCCGGCTGATCGAGTCGAACAGCCGGCTGCACGCCAGCCACTCGCTGGCCGAGCTGGGCGGCCCCGGCCTGGGCGGCCTGCTGGTGCAGTGGATCGGCGCGCCCTTCGCCGTGCTGCTGGACGGCATGGCCAACCTGGGGTCGGCGCTGACCATCGCACGCATCCGCACGCCGGAGGCGATCAAACCGCAGCAGCCCGCCGAGCGGGAGAACGTGTGGCAGGGCATCCTGGCCGGGCTGCACGCCCTGCTGGATACGCCGGCGCTGCGGGCCATTATCGTCTCCTCGATGATCCTGGTGCTGTTCAACTCGGCAGGCATGTCGGTCTATTTGCTGTACCTGGTGCAAGACCTGGCGTTCTCGCCCGCCACGATCGGCCTGATCTTCGCCAGCAGCGGCGGCGCGGCGGTGGCCGGCGCAGCCTTGGCCAAACCGGTGGCCCAACGCATCGGCGTGGGCCCGGCGATCATTCTGGGCTGGCTGATGCAGAGCCTGGCGCGCCTGATGATCCCCTTTGCGGGCGGCTGGGCGCTGCTGCCCGGGTTGGTCGGCGTTCATCTTGTGATGGGCGTGTTCGGCACGATCGCCAATATCCACCAGTGGACCTTCCGCCAGAATACGGTCACCGACGATTTTCTGGCGCGGGTGACCGCCGGGCATCGCTTTGCCGTGTTCGGCACGGCGGCGCTGGGTTCGCTGCTGGGCGGGCTGTTAGGCACCTGGCTGGGCGACCTGCGCACCACCCTGATCATTTGCGGCGTGGGCGGCCTGCTAGGCCCCTTGTATGCCTACCTTTCGCCGCTGAGCAAAGTGCGCCAGCAGCCGGGAGAACCCAACCCGCCGACTTCGCCGGCGGAACGGGCCAAGCCGTAA